A region from the Kribbella shirazensis genome encodes:
- the ftsW gene encoding putative lipid II flippase FtsW: MTSIADRPDEKKQTSDRAWVAAIRDVLDRPLTSYHIVLGATGLLLVLGLMMVLSASSVLSLRANGNSYTIFVRQLIWVGVGLPMAYVASRMTPRHFRMLAYVALLGSVFLLVLTYIPGLGVGVNGNTNWLNLGGPLQIQPSEFAKLAMVMWCADLYARKEKLLTQWKHLLVPMVPVCGLVIALVVGQHDLGTALVLMAVMIGLIWIIGAPTRLFVATIVVVGSVAAYFVNAEKYRMERVTSFLDPFADPTAVGWQAYHSFYALSTGGWWGVGIGNSRQKWGNLPEAHTDFIFSVIGEELGLVGSLTVLALFLTLAYAGVRIATRNTEPFVRYAAAGITIWIMAQTLVNLGAVIGLLPIVGIPLPLLSYGGSALLPTLIAVGMLLSFAKAEPGAQAALKEARRPRFGWLPSRRMSYK; the protein is encoded by the coding sequence GTGACGTCGATCGCGGACCGGCCGGACGAGAAGAAGCAGACCAGTGACCGTGCCTGGGTCGCGGCGATCCGGGACGTGCTGGACCGGCCGCTGACGTCGTACCACATCGTGCTCGGGGCGACCGGCCTGTTGCTGGTACTCGGTCTGATGATGGTGCTGTCGGCGTCCAGCGTGCTGTCGCTGCGCGCGAACGGGAACAGCTACACGATCTTCGTCCGGCAGCTGATCTGGGTCGGCGTCGGACTGCCGATGGCGTACGTCGCCTCGCGGATGACCCCGCGGCACTTCCGGATGCTGGCGTACGTCGCGCTGCTCGGATCGGTGTTCCTGCTGGTGCTGACCTACATCCCGGGCCTCGGCGTCGGCGTCAACGGCAACACCAACTGGCTGAACCTCGGCGGACCGCTGCAGATCCAGCCGAGTGAGTTCGCCAAGCTGGCGATGGTGATGTGGTGCGCGGACCTGTACGCGCGCAAGGAGAAGCTGCTCACCCAGTGGAAGCATCTGCTGGTACCGATGGTCCCGGTGTGCGGCCTGGTGATCGCGCTGGTGGTCGGGCAGCACGACCTCGGGACCGCGCTGGTCCTGATGGCCGTGATGATCGGCCTGATCTGGATCATCGGCGCGCCGACCCGGCTGTTCGTCGCGACGATCGTCGTCGTCGGCTCGGTGGCGGCGTACTTCGTCAACGCGGAGAAGTACCGGATGGAGCGGGTGACGTCGTTCCTGGACCCGTTCGCGGATCCGACCGCGGTCGGCTGGCAGGCGTACCACTCGTTCTACGCGCTCTCGACCGGCGGCTGGTGGGGCGTCGGGATCGGCAACAGCCGGCAGAAGTGGGGCAATCTGCCGGAGGCGCACACCGACTTCATCTTCTCGGTGATCGGTGAGGAACTCGGCCTCGTCGGGTCGCTCACCGTGCTCGCCCTGTTCCTCACGCTGGCGTACGCCGGGGTGCGGATCGCGACCCGGAACACCGAGCCGTTCGTCCGCTACGCGGCGGCCGGGATCACCATCTGGATCATGGCGCAGACGCTGGTGAACCTCGGCGCCGTGATCGGACTGCTACCCATCGTGGGTATCCCGCTCCCGCTTTTGTCGTACGGTGGTTCCGCACTGCTGCCGACGCTGATCGCGGTCGGCATGCTGCTGTCCTTCGCGAAGGCCGAGCCCGGCGCGCAGGCCGCCCTGAAAGAAGCCCGGCGGCCCCGGTTCGGGTGGCTGCCTTCGCGGCGTATGTCGTACAAATGA
- the murD gene encoding UDP-N-acetylmuramoyl-L-alanine--D-glutamate ligase — MSLQTRTSDGWATTRFVVLGFGTAGYACADSLLQAGAEHLVVLDDRDTEALREKAQILETLGATVTLGPGSTAELPKDADVVVTSPGVPPHAPLLAQAAERNVPIWSEIELAWRLRDPANAAPWLCITGTNGKTTTVQMLTAILQAAGHRAVAAGNVGLPLLEAVMDPEPYDVIAVELSSYQLHFTHSMSAHSAAVLNIAPDHVDWHGSLEAYARDKGRIFENCQVACVYNVADPATEHLVEEADVIEGCRAIGFTLGTPGLSMVGLVDDLLVDRAFVEQRATSALELASLSDITPAAPHNVANALAASALARAFGVPATAIRDGLRGFRPDKHRIAHVADVAGVNYVDDSKATNPHAAQASLLAYEHVVWIAGGQAKGATFDELVIAARERLRAVVLLGQDKDVIAQALERHAPDVPRIVVGATDTGAMQIVVGEAAKLAQVGDTVLLAPGCASWDMFANYGARGDAFADAVRSLDD; from the coding sequence ATGAGCCTCCAAACCCGCACGTCCGACGGCTGGGCGACCACCCGGTTCGTCGTCCTCGGCTTCGGTACTGCGGGCTACGCCTGCGCCGACTCCCTGCTCCAGGCCGGAGCGGAGCACCTCGTCGTGCTCGACGACCGCGACACCGAGGCGCTGCGCGAGAAGGCGCAGATCCTCGAGACGCTCGGCGCCACGGTCACGCTGGGCCCGGGCAGTACGGCGGAGCTGCCGAAGGACGCCGACGTCGTCGTCACGTCTCCCGGCGTACCGCCGCATGCCCCGCTGCTCGCCCAGGCGGCCGAGCGGAACGTCCCGATCTGGAGCGAGATCGAGCTCGCCTGGCGGCTGCGCGACCCGGCGAACGCCGCGCCCTGGCTGTGCATCACGGGGACCAACGGCAAGACGACGACCGTGCAGATGCTGACCGCGATCCTGCAGGCGGCCGGCCACCGGGCGGTTGCCGCGGGCAACGTCGGCCTGCCGTTGCTCGAGGCCGTCATGGACCCCGAGCCGTACGACGTGATCGCGGTCGAGCTGTCCAGCTACCAGTTGCACTTCACGCACTCGATGTCCGCGCACTCGGCCGCCGTACTCAACATCGCGCCCGATCACGTCGACTGGCACGGGTCGCTCGAGGCGTACGCGCGGGACAAGGGCCGGATCTTCGAGAACTGCCAGGTCGCGTGCGTGTACAACGTCGCGGATCCCGCCACCGAGCACCTGGTCGAGGAAGCCGACGTGATCGAGGGCTGCCGCGCGATCGGCTTCACCCTCGGCACGCCGGGGCTTTCGATGGTCGGCCTGGTCGACGACCTGCTGGTCGACCGTGCGTTCGTGGAGCAGCGCGCGACGTCGGCGCTGGAGCTCGCGAGCCTGTCCGACATCACGCCGGCCGCACCGCACAACGTCGCGAACGCGCTGGCCGCGTCCGCGCTGGCCCGGGCGTTCGGCGTACCGGCGACCGCGATCCGCGACGGGCTGCGCGGATTCCGGCCGGACAAGCACCGGATCGCGCACGTCGCGGACGTTGCCGGAGTCAACTACGTCGACGACTCGAAGGCCACCAACCCGCACGCCGCGCAGGCGTCGCTGCTCGCGTACGAGCACGTGGTGTGGATCGCCGGCGGGCAGGCCAAGGGCGCGACCTTCGACGAGTTGGTGATCGCGGCCCGCGAACGATTGCGCGCCGTCGTCCTGCTGGGCCAGGACAAGGACGTGATCGCGCAAGCTCTCGAGCGACACGCACCGGATGTCCCGAGGATCGTCGTCGGGGCAACGGACACTGGAGCCATGCAGATCGTGGTGGGGGAGGCGGCGAAGCTGGCACAGGTGGGTGACACCGTGCTGCTCGCGCCTGGCTGCGCATCCTGGGACATGTTCGCCAACTACGGAGCCCGCGGCGACGCCTTCGCCGACGCCGTCCGCTCCCTGGACGACTGA